A window of Pan paniscus chromosome 10, NHGRI_mPanPan1-v2.0_pri, whole genome shotgun sequence contains these coding sequences:
- the SLC38A2 gene encoding sodium-coupled neutral amino acid symporter 2 isoform X1, translating to MKKAEMGRFNISPDEDSSSYSSNSDFNYSYPTKQAALKSHYADVDPENQNFLLESNLGKKKYETEFHPGTTSFGMSVFNLSNAIVGSGILGLSYAMANTGIALFIILLTFVSIFSLYSVHLLLKTANEGGSLLYEQLGYKAFGLVGKLAASGSITMQNIGAMSSYLFIVKYELPLVIQALTNIEDKTGLWYLNGNYLVLLVSLVVILPLSLFRNLGYLGYTSGLSLLCMVFFLIVVICKKFQVPCPVEAALIINETINTTLTQPTALVPALSHNVTENDSCRPHYFIFNSQTVYAVPILIFSFVCHPAVLPIYEELKDRSRRRMMNVSKISFFAMFLMYLLAALFGYLTFYEHVESELLHTYSSILGTDILLLIVRLAVLMAVTLTVPVVIFPIRSSVTHLLCASKDFSWWRHSLITVSILAFTNLLVIFVPTIRDIFGFIGASAASMLIFILPSAFYIKLVKKEPMKSVQKIGALFFLLSGVLVMTGSMALIVLDWVHNAPGGGH from the exons ATGAAGAAGGCCGAAATGGGACGATTCAATATTTCCCCGGATGAAGACAGCAGCAGCTACAGTTCCAACAGCGACTTCAACTACTCCTACCCCACCAAGCAAGCTGCTCTGAAAAG CCATTATGCAGATGTAGATCCTGAAAACCAGAACTTTTTACTTGAATCGAATTTGGGGAAGAAGAAGTATGAAACAGAATTT CATCCAGGTACTACTTCCTTTGGAATGTCAGTATTTAATCTGAGCAATGCGATTGTGGGCAGTGGAATCCTTGGGCTTTCTTATGCCATGGCTAATACTGGAATTGCTCTTTTTAT AATTCTCTTGACATTTGTGTCAATATTTTCCCTGTATTCTGTTCATCTCCTTTTGAAGACTGCCAATGAAGGAG GGTCTTTATTATATGAACAATTGGGATATAAGGCATTTGGATTAGTTGGAAAGCTTGCAGCATCTGGATCAATTACAATGCAGAACATTGGAG CTATGTCAAGCTACCTCTTCATAGTGAAATATGAGTTGCCTTTGGTGATCCAGGCATTAACGAACATTGAAGATAAAACTGG atTGTGGTATCTGAACGGGAACTATTTGGTTCTGTTGGTGTCATTGGTGGTCATTCTTCCTTTGTCGCTGTTTAGAAATTTAG GATATTTGGGATATACCAGTGGCCTTTCCTTGTTGTGTATGGTGTTCTTTCTGATTGTG gtCATTTGCAAGAAATTTCAGGTTCCGTGTCCTGTGGAAGCTGCTTTGATAATTAACGAAACAATAAACACCACCTTAACACAGCCAACAGCTCTTGTACCTGCTTTGTCACATAACGTGACTGAAAATGACTCTTGCAGACctcactattttattttcaactcACAG ACTGTCTATGCTGTGCCAATTCTGATCTTTTCATTTGTCTGTCATCCTGCTGTTCTTCCCATCTATGAAGAACTGAAAGA CCGCAGCCGTAGAAGAATGATGAATGTGTCCAAGATTTCATTTTTTGCTATGTTTCTCATGTATCTGCTTGCCGCCCTCTTTGGATACCTAACATTTTACG AACATGTTGAGTCAGAATTGCTTCATACCTACTCTTCTATCTTGGGAACTGATATTCTTCTTCTCATTGTCCGTCTGGCTGTGTTAATGGCTGTGACCCTGACAGTACCAGTAGTTATTTTCCCA atcCGGAGTTCTGTAACTCACTTGTTGTGTGCGTCAAAAGATTTCAGTTGGTGGCGTCATAGTCTCATTACAGTGTCTATCTTGGCATTTACCAATTTACTTGTCATCTTTGTCCCAACTATTAGGGATATCTTTGGTTTTATTG GTGCATCTGCAGCttctatgttgatttttattcttccttctgccttctaTATCAAGTTGGTGAAGAAAGAACCTATGAAATCTGTACAAAAGATTGGG GCTTTGTTCTTCCTGTTAAGTGGTGTACTGGTGATGACCGGAAGCATGGCCTTGATTGTTTTGGATTGGGTACACAATGCACCTGGAGGTGGCCATTAA
- the SLC38A2 gene encoding sodium-coupled neutral amino acid symporter 2 isoform X2: protein MKQNLILLTFVSIFSLYSVHLLLKTANEGGSLLYEQLGYKAFGLVGKLAASGSITMQNIGAMSSYLFIVKYELPLVIQALTNIEDKTGLWYLNGNYLVLLVSLVVILPLSLFRNLGYLGYTSGLSLLCMVFFLIVVICKKFQVPCPVEAALIINETINTTLTQPTALVPALSHNVTENDSCRPHYFIFNSQTVYAVPILIFSFVCHPAVLPIYEELKDRSRRRMMNVSKISFFAMFLMYLLAALFGYLTFYEHVESELLHTYSSILGTDILLLIVRLAVLMAVTLTVPVVIFPIRSSVTHLLCASKDFSWWRHSLITVSILAFTNLLVIFVPTIRDIFGFIGASAASMLIFILPSAFYIKLVKKEPMKSVQKIGALFFLLSGVLVMTGSMALIVLDWVHNAPGGGH, encoded by the exons ATGAAACAGAATTT AATTCTCTTGACATTTGTGTCAATATTTTCCCTGTATTCTGTTCATCTCCTTTTGAAGACTGCCAATGAAGGAG GGTCTTTATTATATGAACAATTGGGATATAAGGCATTTGGATTAGTTGGAAAGCTTGCAGCATCTGGATCAATTACAATGCAGAACATTGGAG CTATGTCAAGCTACCTCTTCATAGTGAAATATGAGTTGCCTTTGGTGATCCAGGCATTAACGAACATTGAAGATAAAACTGG atTGTGGTATCTGAACGGGAACTATTTGGTTCTGTTGGTGTCATTGGTGGTCATTCTTCCTTTGTCGCTGTTTAGAAATTTAG GATATTTGGGATATACCAGTGGCCTTTCCTTGTTGTGTATGGTGTTCTTTCTGATTGTG gtCATTTGCAAGAAATTTCAGGTTCCGTGTCCTGTGGAAGCTGCTTTGATAATTAACGAAACAATAAACACCACCTTAACACAGCCAACAGCTCTTGTACCTGCTTTGTCACATAACGTGACTGAAAATGACTCTTGCAGACctcactattttattttcaactcACAG ACTGTCTATGCTGTGCCAATTCTGATCTTTTCATTTGTCTGTCATCCTGCTGTTCTTCCCATCTATGAAGAACTGAAAGA CCGCAGCCGTAGAAGAATGATGAATGTGTCCAAGATTTCATTTTTTGCTATGTTTCTCATGTATCTGCTTGCCGCCCTCTTTGGATACCTAACATTTTACG AACATGTTGAGTCAGAATTGCTTCATACCTACTCTTCTATCTTGGGAACTGATATTCTTCTTCTCATTGTCCGTCTGGCTGTGTTAATGGCTGTGACCCTGACAGTACCAGTAGTTATTTTCCCA atcCGGAGTTCTGTAACTCACTTGTTGTGTGCGTCAAAAGATTTCAGTTGGTGGCGTCATAGTCTCATTACAGTGTCTATCTTGGCATTTACCAATTTACTTGTCATCTTTGTCCCAACTATTAGGGATATCTTTGGTTTTATTG GTGCATCTGCAGCttctatgttgatttttattcttccttctgccttctaTATCAAGTTGGTGAAGAAAGAACCTATGAAATCTGTACAAAAGATTGGG GCTTTGTTCTTCCTGTTAAGTGGTGTACTGGTGATGACCGGAAGCATGGCCTTGATTGTTTTGGATTGGGTACACAATGCACCTGGAGGTGGCCATTAA